The following are encoded in a window of Thalassotalea insulae genomic DNA:
- a CDS encoding DUF1249 domain-containing protein, with product MMLLRLLADKEQVGEIRCFFISDFLSYSIRVNEVTRYTSLITMKQDASIGNQHLSDYFSPKMVIRLYHDARLAEVVSNQDVWAIKPRYDYPNQAMHLPDEKQQINEFLKEWLQLSLQLGQSKVEFA from the coding sequence ATGATGCTGCTGCGTCTGTTGGCAGATAAAGAACAGGTTGGTGAAATTCGCTGTTTTTTTATTTCTGATTTTTTATCTTATTCTATCAGGGTCAATGAAGTCACTCGCTATACTTCGTTAATTACTATGAAACAAGATGCCAGTATCGGTAACCAACACCTGTCTGATTACTTTTCTCCGAAAATGGTTATTCGTTTATATCATGATGCCCGACTGGCAGAAGTCGTCAGTAACCAGGATGTCTGGGCGATTAAGCCGAGGTATGATTATCCAAATCAGGCGATGCATCTGCCGGATGAAAAACAGCAGATCAATGAATTTTTAAAAGAGTGGTTGCAGCTCAGTTTACAACTTGGGCAAAGCAAAGTGGAATTTGCCTAA
- a CDS encoding metallophosphoesterase encodes MSKVKRTISDIDTAVDTIEFVQISDCHLYQDKEAMHYDANVYHNLCRVLEDIRANKHLSCIIFTGDLSQDHSELSYQHFIDALTVNEINLPIYYTPGNHDDLQLLTDAFSGFQGGSKKTIDFSHWQLQLVNSKSESPSGVVSVEEQQRVMANVEQNKYQLLLMHHHPVDVNYFIDRHGLHNKTAFYAMLDKITQVKAVACGHVHNALELTITTASKHLPLLTCPATSIQFDQTVDGVANAQLGPGYRHFTLFASGEVQSKAIFLAE; translated from the coding sequence ATGTCGAAAGTAAAACGAACCATTAGTGATATAGATACGGCTGTTGATACTATTGAATTTGTGCAAATTAGCGATTGTCATTTGTATCAAGATAAAGAAGCAATGCACTATGATGCTAATGTTTATCACAATTTGTGTCGTGTTTTAGAGGATATTCGTGCGAATAAACATCTTAGCTGTATTATTTTTACTGGTGACCTTAGCCAAGATCACAGTGAGCTATCCTATCAACACTTTATCGACGCGTTGACGGTAAATGAAATAAACTTGCCAATTTACTATACCCCAGGTAATCATGATGATCTGCAACTATTAACTGATGCCTTTTCCGGCTTTCAAGGCGGTAGTAAAAAAACGATCGACTTTTCCCATTGGCAGTTGCAATTAGTTAACAGTAAAAGTGAATCACCATCTGGTGTAGTTTCAGTCGAGGAACAACAAAGAGTGATGGCCAATGTTGAGCAAAATAAGTATCAGTTATTGCTGATGCATCACCACCCGGTGGATGTTAATTATTTTATCGATCGTCATGGTTTGCACAACAAAACAGCATTTTATGCCATGCTGGATAAGATCACTCAGGTTAAAGCGGTGGCTTGTGGTCATGTTCATAATGCACTGGAGCTGACGATAACTACTGCAAGCAAGCATTTGCCGTTATTGACTTGTCCGGCTACTTCAATACAGTTTGATCAAACGGTTGATGGTGTTGCGAACGCTCAGCTTGGACCTGGTTACCGACATTTTACCTTATTTGCTTCTGGCGAAGTGCAAAGTAAGGCGATATTTTTGGCCGAGTAA
- a CDS encoding YqiA/YcfP family alpha/beta fold hydrolase, whose protein sequence is MNNLSILYLHGFNSSPQSLKAQLTEQYLAKYYPGVTFYCPQIGASPQAAIKQLEQLLTGNSEQNWCLMGSSLGGYFSTYLAEKYQLKAALINPAIRPFELLTDYIGRQQNPYTGEIYMVTEQYMQVLQALYNEKISKNRYLVMVQTGDEVLDYQQAVDKYQDSQVIVQSGGDHSFINYQTMLPDIMAFFGLPAHD, encoded by the coding sequence ATGAATAACCTTAGTATTTTATACCTTCATGGTTTTAATTCATCACCGCAGTCATTAAAAGCGCAACTAACCGAGCAATATTTGGCTAAATATTACCCAGGAGTGACATTTTATTGTCCGCAAATTGGGGCTTCACCGCAAGCTGCAATTAAGCAGCTAGAGCAATTATTAACAGGTAATAGTGAACAAAACTGGTGTCTGATGGGGTCATCACTCGGTGGTTACTTCTCAACGTATCTTGCGGAAAAATATCAGTTAAAGGCAGCATTGATTAACCCGGCAATAAGACCGTTTGAGCTGTTAACGGATTATATCGGTCGACAGCAAAACCCTTATACTGGTGAAATTTATATGGTTACTGAACAATATATGCAGGTGTTGCAGGCGCTATATAATGAAAAAATATCAAAAAATCGCTATCTGGTGATGGTACAAACAGGGGATGAAGTGTTAGATTATCAGCAGGCAGTTGATAAATATCAGGACAGCCAAGTGATTGTCCAATCTGGCGGCGATCATAGTTTTATAAACTATCAAACCATGCTACCAGATATCATGGCGTTTTTCGGGCTGCCAGCGCACGATTAA